In Halorubrum sp. PV6, a single window of DNA contains:
- a CDS encoding sugar ABC transporter ATP-binding protein, translated as MASQTHTNATEAGRGDPTSEGTRSFRVEGISKSFRHVQALDDVSLAVDHGEVIGLVGENGAGKSTLLNILTGVLQADEGQLFVDGEAVNFTNPREAADYGVSLVHQEQDIITTMRGYENLYLGREIERFGVLEKEQMREEAQAFVDDLGINIDVNERVRDYTFNERQMLEIAKAFHVSQKSENPVILLDEPTAALEESGRQILFDLVNDLRDRATFVFVSHELDEVLQISDRIYVLKDGERVADMDTVDATTDSLQKAMVGRETADEYYRVPDQQRDTDLGETALAVDGAVHGDTVGPVSFSVREGEIFGIVGVEGSGKQQLGRLLAGDLGITQGSVSIDGTTLQSPTVSDMVDAGVGYIPKDRKSEGLLLYQSVLVNTSLAMVRDMNGNVPLLDLDAEREATDDAIEELSIKTPGPDALVHGLSGGNQQKVVIARWLAQETPILVMDNVTRGIDVGAKEEVYRLCRELTDQGVSIVFIGDELPEVIGMSNRIAVMANGEFVGEPIDASPGNKPTEEDLIQEMI; from the coding sequence ATGGCATCACAGACACACACCAACGCGACGGAAGCGGGTCGGGGCGACCCAACCAGCGAGGGCACCCGCAGCTTCCGCGTCGAGGGTATCTCGAAGTCGTTCCGCCACGTGCAGGCCCTCGACGACGTGTCGCTGGCCGTCGACCACGGCGAGGTCATCGGTCTGGTCGGGGAGAACGGTGCGGGCAAGAGCACCCTGTTGAACATCCTGACCGGCGTGTTGCAGGCCGACGAGGGACAGCTGTTCGTCGACGGCGAGGCGGTCAACTTCACGAACCCGCGTGAAGCGGCGGACTACGGCGTCTCGCTCGTCCACCAGGAACAGGACATCATCACGACCATGCGGGGGTACGAGAACCTCTATCTCGGGCGGGAGATCGAGCGGTTCGGGGTGCTCGAAAAAGAGCAGATGCGCGAGGAGGCGCAGGCGTTCGTCGACGACTTGGGTATCAACATCGACGTGAACGAGCGCGTCCGCGACTACACGTTCAACGAGCGCCAGATGCTCGAGATCGCGAAGGCGTTTCACGTCTCACAGAAGTCCGAGAATCCCGTCATCCTCCTCGACGAGCCGACGGCCGCCCTCGAAGAGAGCGGCCGCCAGATCCTCTTCGACCTCGTGAACGACCTGCGGGACCGGGCGACGTTCGTCTTCGTCTCCCACGAACTCGACGAGGTGCTGCAGATATCCGACCGGATCTACGTCCTCAAGGACGGCGAGCGCGTGGCGGACATGGACACGGTCGACGCCACCACCGACTCGCTACAGAAGGCGATGGTCGGCCGAGAGACCGCCGACGAGTACTACCGGGTCCCGGACCAGCAGCGCGACACCGACCTCGGCGAGACGGCCTTGGCCGTCGACGGTGCGGTCCACGGTGACACGGTCGGGCCGGTCTCGTTTTCCGTCCGCGAGGGCGAGATATTCGGGATCGTCGGCGTCGAGGGGTCCGGCAAACAGCAGTTGGGTCGCCTGCTCGCGGGCGATCTCGGCATCACGCAGGGGTCGGTCTCGATCGACGGTACCACCCTGCAGAGCCCGACGGTGTCGGACATGGTCGACGCGGGCGTCGGCTACATTCCGAAAGACCGGAAGTCCGAGGGGCTGTTGCTCTACCAGTCGGTGCTAGTCAACACGTCGCTCGCGATGGTGCGAGACATGAACGGCAACGTGCCGTTGCTCGATCTGGACGCCGAGCGAGAGGCGACCGACGACGCCATCGAGGAGTTGTCTATCAAGACGCCGGGGCCCGACGCGCTGGTCCACGGCCTCAGCGGCGGGAACCAACAGAAGGTCGTCATCGCCCGCTGGCTGGCCCAGGAGACGCCGATACTCGTGATGGACAACGTGACCCGAGGCATCGACGTCGGTGCCAAAGAGGAGGTGTACCGTCTCTGCCGTGAGCTCACCGACCAAGGCGTCTCGATCGTCTTCATCGGCGACGAGCTGCCCGAGGTCATCGGTATGTCCAACCGCATCGCCGTGATGGCGAACGGGGAGTTCGTCGGCGAGCCAATAGACGCCTCGCCGGGGAACAAGCCGACCGAAGAAGACCTAATACAGGAGATGATCTGA
- a CDS encoding sugar ABC transporter substrate-binding protein encodes MAQDSTNQTRRRFMKKTTVGGSALALGGLAGCTGNSGDGSDGSGGSSSDGSGGSGGSGGSMTSMGSIANRQNSYWLSWEKGYLEACEAFGYETNVQTNNGEVQTQQQQFDTAVSNNADFIAGQTYTNAAAITLAETLVEGGIPGVLAVTIADWFVPQDAGEEYVTFFTPHFVNHAYSGAKMLFEAMGGSGTFVHIEGNRGTAPNIGRNKGVDLALQEYPDIEMAGPRQPGNFIRSDARSVMNDKVSQFGDDIDGFFGQNDAVALGGLTILEENDIDVPVVGIDASEPGLAAIADDRMTGTVSGMGPWQAGWSVAKCHDFINGHTLTDAERMMSFNAPVCVKNPDEWTDVIDLLPVVDAADYNDAIFAGKTPYDWTKMSVVEAGEDAWDPQIDMQPMDLADMEEVLDWKEADRPDGYSLPDVYTDDGAQEEIAQLYQDQFQTNPLQ; translated from the coding sequence ATGGCACAAGATAGCACCAACCAGACAAGGCGCCGGTTTATGAAGAAAACCACCGTCGGTGGGTCCGCGCTCGCGTTGGGCGGGCTGGCGGGCTGTACAGGAAACTCGGGCGACGGCTCGGACGGTTCGGGCGGGTCGTCGTCGGACGGCTCGGGCGGATCAGGCGGGTCCGGCGGCTCGATGACATCGATGGGCTCTATCGCCAACCGACAGAACTCCTACTGGCTCAGCTGGGAGAAGGGCTACCTCGAGGCGTGTGAGGCCTTCGGCTACGAGACGAACGTCCAGACGAACAACGGCGAGGTCCAGACGCAGCAACAGCAGTTCGATACGGCGGTCTCGAACAACGCGGACTTCATCGCCGGGCAGACCTACACCAACGCTGCCGCGATCACGCTGGCAGAGACGCTGGTCGAGGGCGGGATCCCCGGTGTCCTCGCGGTCACCATCGCCGACTGGTTCGTCCCGCAGGACGCCGGCGAGGAGTACGTGACGTTCTTCACGCCGCACTTCGTCAACCACGCCTACTCGGGCGCGAAGATGCTGTTCGAGGCGATGGGCGGCAGCGGGACCTTCGTCCACATCGAGGGGAACCGCGGCACGGCCCCGAACATCGGCCGGAACAAAGGCGTCGACCTGGCGCTCCAAGAGTATCCGGACATCGAGATGGCGGGACCACGCCAGCCGGGGAACTTCATCCGGTCGGACGCACGGAGCGTGATGAACGACAAGGTGTCGCAGTTCGGTGACGATATCGACGGCTTCTTCGGCCAGAACGACGCCGTCGCGCTGGGCGGACTCACCATCTTGGAGGAGAACGACATCGACGTACCCGTCGTCGGCATCGACGCCAGCGAGCCCGGACTCGCGGCCATCGCCGACGACCGGATGACCGGGACGGTCTCCGGGATGGGCCCGTGGCAGGCCGGCTGGTCGGTCGCGAAGTGTCACGACTTCATCAACGGGCACACGCTCACCGACGCAGAGCGGATGATGTCGTTCAACGCGCCCGTCTGTGTGAAGAACCCGGACGAGTGGACCGACGTCATCGACCTGCTGCCGGTCGTCGACGCCGCCGACTACAACGACGCCATCTTCGCGGGTAAGACCCCGTACGACTGGACGAAGATGTCCGTCGTCGAGGCCGGGGAGGACGCCTGGGACCCCCAGATCGACATGCAGCCGATGGATCTCGCCGACATGGAGGAGGTCCTCGACTGGAAGGAAGCGGACAGGCCGGACGGCTACAGCCTGCCGGACGTCTACACCGACGACGGCGCACAAGAGGAGATCGCCCAGCTGTACCAAGACCAGTTCCAAACGAACCCGCTCCAATAA